taagtttttcgacttaaaatgacctcaggaatccatggttttcatttggggcggtgactttgggacaccctgtatatataatatcagatcaaaagataaaattcatgatttaaaaccagttaaaaaagaattcttttttgtttttgtagttgttttttttttttttaatttcgataagacatgtattaaagagctatacaagctcttccgaagctatctgtcaaacctcaaagcttctgtagagcttcggtaaagcttcgtttaagatccttatagagggtcaaagttgtataacgttctcctttttccatgcccaacaaccttactaaagtttaaaagaagctgaaatgtagcttttgtaataccttaaccgaagctgaaatgttagttgggatatCGTTTCGGTAGGTATGAAAAATACAGTGATGAAAGTAAAAAGTGGACACTTGAGTGTTTAAGCCTAGTTCACAGCTTAGACAGTTTGGGTACTACCTAAAACAGCGTCTCCACTGAGCATACAGCTGCCCAAAAACACAACCGCAATCCAATCCACAaagagaacaatttttttcgctGGCCAAATTTTGTCATGTAGTCTCATTTTATCTTTCGTTCACACGTGTAAGGTTTTCTCTTGAATGTAGAGGTAAAAGAACTCGTTTTACTTCTACATTCAAGAAAAAACCCTACACGTACAAGAAACGTCAGAATCATGCCCATGATTTGAACAACGCTCATGTCATATGTTCAAAAAACGAGATTCTTCGACAAGATGTCTGTGTGGGCATGGATTTTTCTGTCTCCATTGGATTTTTTATAGACATGTTCATGAACCGGGCATCGTTCATGTCCAGTGGAGGCGGCCtgttaagcctagtacgctgctggtgcgaaacgaaaaattttcaagtctccaaagtcgacaacgaaaatgctaaaaaaaatatcatcgagtattctgtcaaagtcaaaataaaaaaattcaaaattaatttaaaatcaagaaaaatcaacagaaaataatttttaaagcaagaaataaatcaattagaagtgaaaaaaccgtcaacactgatcctggagtcaagaaaaaagcacaggacaaaaaaaactaagtgacaaatgagtgaaaactcttcaatttttcgctagagctgcgtactgaaaaacgaaatttttcgttcaagatttcgttaacgaaattttgtatggaaaattaattttcgcttcagctgcgtaccaggcttgaaaaACGAagagcaaaacgaaattttccgttcaggatttcgttaacgaaattttgtatggaaaatttcttttcgcttcagcagcgtactaggcttcaataaaaaacaggaTCAAGCgttaatttttacttaaaacttgaTGAAAAGTTTGACTGGGTGAATATCAATTTGGGAGTTAAGTTCCCAAACACTTGTTAGCTCTTATCTTATCTACCTCTAAAGAAgtttttcattgcaataaatCCCATCTATTACTCTTTTTCCTAATTATAAAAAGTTGCCATTTTTCATGGAAAGCCCCATTAcctaaatgaaataaatattttctgttcACTTTAAAAACACTCTACTGTCTACCATTCCACCTTCACATGTTAGATGTCGCCCGCTTCACATAGAGTTCAAATAAATTTCCCAACCGGCTTATttgatcccaaaaaaaaaacaccttctAATTCGAACTGCGttccccaaaaaataaaattaccaaaagaCATTCCTGTCAAAATCGAATTGCAACAAAAAagagtattaaaataattggcAACCGAAAAATCTTCGTGTGAAGTAGTTTCTGCTctctcaattttaatttttgctccCAATTGGTTTCAATTTTTCAGACCAGACGATACAACTGGAATTTTTTtgatcttatttttttcttgtaattcTTCTTCTCCATTGTCCATTGAAAACACCGTTTtgattgtcttttttttgtctCGAGCTTATCGacattttttacacaaaaaaaaagaagttctttcagaacaaaaaaaaaaaaaaaaacaagagtgaAAGTGCTACTTTGACGCGTAGTacactgattttttttgttcttcttttttatttgttttttctgcaacaactaaattaaaaaatacacacaCCGAAAATGTCTTCTTCACAAAACACTCCAGAGAAGACTCTGACAGCCAGACCGCCCATGTGTCCACGTTCATCGAGCCACAGTCCAAACCATCCAACTGCAAGTCTTCAATTACCAAGTCCAATTATTACGAAACGAACAAGGACTGCCTCAACGTGAGTTTATCTATAATAATGAGAATGCACCATTAGATCATGGGCATTCTTCCAACAAAATaggttaattgatttttttcatttgtcttTCTTGCTTCCTTCTTTCAAGTTCCGCTCGAGCTTTAGAAAATCCAGTTGAAACTGGGATTGTCAAGTCATTTAGTCGATCCAAGGGCCATGGATTTCTTACACCCCATTCCGGTGGCGAAGACATTTTTGTTCATATCTCGGAGTgagtaattaattaaatatttttttatgaaatcatcTTTTAAGTGGAATTGCCGTAAGATTTATAATTCGCAATCAAGGGAAAGTCAATGAATCTTTATATAAACTGGAAATGTGTTTTAAATAGTAGGTTtatagaaaaatgttttaaaaaaaaatttgtctgctcttagtttttaataattttaatgtttaacactggccaacaattttcaactttttaatattttccagaAATATTtacttatatgtatgtatgtatgtatcaaattttatagatttgggttcagtaagtTCAAAAATcgtattggtttctttctagcagctttagtttttgaaatatttaatttttcatattaggGGCAttattcatactaattttaaagttttccttattttgagcgtttgttaaaattttccagaaaaaattatattaaggCTTGACctcaccgaagggtacatgcggtagcggtacgggtaattgtattaAGCAAAATCCAAACTGGAACAACAACGTTTAGGtgtagaatatttttcaaacaattacccgtaccgctaccgcatgtacccttcggtgtggtcaagcctttaaACTTAATCAGTGGCGAAGCTTGCCCTGTGATGGCCCTGTACCCAAATTATTTTGGTTGCCCCTCCCATCTTTatataatttggaaaaaagttgAGAGCGGGAATTTTTGAGCAAGtgttaatcaacatctaaaaaaaaaaacataggtatacctatttgcaatcgaatttttttttttttacgttcagaagcagatattttcggataaaagtctcgaaacaagttttggtttacagacacgagttcacaatgaataggcctatctatttttgtaaaaaaaattaaaaattcatttttttcggattttcgtgataaaatcaaggttaaccccttgcctaaaaaaaggacattttaaaaaaatttctccaaatccatcgagtgagacatcaaaagaagagtctctttaagctctattcattgttgaaaaccaaaagcttctTGGAGGTCCGGTCGCTGAATTATatcccattttcaaaaatttcatagttcaaattttttttttaattccaaaatgttattttttccgaattttatttttaatttatatttaaggtatgtacatatgtaataaatgcttttgtaataAAAACTTCACTGAAATTGAATTAGTGGCCTGTAGAacaatgaaaataattaaaaaaaaaaaattattagtagCATAATGGGTGTTTGGAAAAttcgatatttcaaaaacttagcACGTTAGAGGCATTCTAAAGCAGAatgtcaaaggccattagaaaagtataattttttttctgtggaaaCATTTTTCTCTCCAATATTTCTGTCATTAGCcttgttttttctacaactcagtagctactcatttttacttgcgatataggtactatagggcaagtttaggattcgtaaaaaaaatcgaactcgagataacaattttacatgacattacgatgatggagaatgccaaaaaagtgggtcctgcaattctgtctgtctgtctgtctgtccgtttgtctctatctggagctgcagcctaaacgagtgaagtgattttcttcaaacttggtggttagcagtttttggtgattccctagaggggaaattgaaattttttttttatgaccaaaactaacggtacctgccatataacggaaatagaaaagttaatttttttcaaaaacggctctaacgattttgattaaaatttttgtgtgtagtactacacata
This DNA window, taken from Episyrphus balteatus chromosome 2, idEpiBalt1.1, whole genome shotgun sequence, encodes the following:
- the LOC129911052 gene encoding cold shock domain-containing protein CG9705; the protein is MSSSQNTPEKTLTARPPMCPRSSSHSPNHPTASLQLPSPIITKRTRTASTSARALENPVETGIVKSFSRSKGHGFLTPHSGGEDIFVHISDIEGEYVPQPGDEVKYRLCAIPPKFEKHQAVHCQIINLTPEVHHKWEEPFQSCHDSSSDK